Proteins found in one Chloroherpetonaceae bacterium genomic segment:
- the rfaE1 gene encoding D-glycero-beta-D-manno-heptose-7-phosphate kinase: MNSSSLSRLFKSFQELTIAVIGDVMLDKYIFGKVSRISPEAPVPIIDVSSQSYRLGGAANVAINIHALGAKAMLIGVIGKDDEAQLLKQELESSGLTGEFLVTDEARPTTCKTRVIAQNHHIVRIDSEERKGISQKVETLILTHLKENSKGLHAIILEDYNKGVLTPSLITKVITFAKKNDIPIAVDPKHDNFFAYQGVTVFKPNLKETSDALGIKFSNTDENIAKACKLLQAKTKAKAIVLTRSEKGVTVFEKSPIHIPTMALEVADVSGAGDTVIGVLSTGLAAGMPILQATRMANIAAGIVCAEVGAVAVDKEKLYNDCLKHL; encoded by the coding sequence ATGAATTCGTCATCACTTTCCCGTCTATTCAAGTCCTTTCAAGAGTTGACCATCGCCGTTATTGGGGATGTTATGCTCGATAAATACATTTTTGGGAAGGTTTCCAGAATTTCTCCTGAGGCACCGGTTCCGATTATCGATGTCTCTTCGCAAAGTTATCGTTTAGGCGGTGCCGCCAATGTCGCGATTAATATTCATGCTTTAGGTGCAAAAGCAATGTTGATTGGTGTCATAGGTAAAGACGATGAAGCCCAGCTTCTAAAACAGGAATTGGAAAGCTCGGGTTTAACCGGTGAGTTTTTGGTGACCGACGAAGCTCGGCCAACAACCTGCAAAACCCGTGTAATCGCTCAAAATCATCATATTGTCCGAATTGACTCTGAGGAACGAAAAGGAATTTCACAAAAAGTGGAAACTTTGATTCTTACTCACCTCAAAGAAAATTCCAAAGGCTTGCACGCCATTATTTTGGAAGACTACAACAAAGGCGTTTTGACACCGTCTCTCATCACAAAGGTTATCACATTTGCCAAAAAGAATGATATTCCCATTGCCGTAGATCCTAAACATGATAACTTTTTTGCTTATCAAGGCGTGACAGTATTTAAGCCCAACTTAAAAGAAACCTCCGATGCTTTAGGGATTAAATTTTCGAATACCGATGAAAACATTGCAAAAGCTTGCAAACTCTTGCAAGCCAAAACAAAAGCCAAAGCAATTGTACTGACGCGAAGCGAAAAGGGCGTAACAGTTTTTGAAAAATCACCGATTCACATTCCGACTATGGCGTTGGAAGTTGCGGATGTTTCTGGCGCAGGCGATACCGTTATCGGTGTGCTTTCTACCGGGCTTGCTGCGGGTATGCCAATTCTTCAAGCAACTCGAATGGCAAATATCGCAGCGGGCATCGTGTGTGCCGAAGTAGGGGCTGTTGCGGTTGATAAAGAAAAGCTTTATAACGATTGTCTTAAGCATCTATAA
- a CDS encoding HD domain-containing phosphohydrolase: MTNKIHILDQVGLDNAVLQHGLILLNHVFEYHSPLECKHFLEETLHSDSLSDSKFLLLVDPFTFHRAKRLVPFQLEKNIAIVVIASHHELETEFDCTEVLGSNEVIDVVEAPISPNSFSIILRRAELHFQNQHRFDLLSLDSLEQRNELKKLNDLGIALSVEQDVVKLLDMILTVSMEFTNADAGSMYIVEDKQGVQPDPTNYFTNKQFRFKHAKNFSREVPFKEMTFPITRNSIAGYTALSAETLNLPDVYFIPQGSEFSFGGRGFDSAINYRTKSMLVVPMLNHQKEVIGVIQLINKKKDASLKLNTPEEADSIVIPFTRKDERLISSLASQAAVTLENQILFESHKILLESFIRLIAEAIDKKSAYTGGHCNRVPILTEMLAKAAVESTSEPFKEFSLTSEQWYELHIAAWLHDCGKVVTPVHVMDKATKLETIYDRINTVKARFEVLKRDAQIDYLTALQRNGKSHDQIDAEYQATLKSIEEDSKFIEEVNIGGEFLSDEKIARIKSIGARKIKMNGTETTLLTEEEVYNLSIRRGTLSNEERKIINDHIVVTIEMLEKLPFPRNLLRVPEYAGGHHEKMDGTGYPKGLTKDQMSIPARIMAIADVFEALTAVDRPYKKGKTLSESMNIMAKMKEEHHLDPELLDLFVTSGVYKEYAKKFMQPELIDEVDETRILNAKPKPSNGEAKRPAMAH; encoded by the coding sequence ATGACAAATAAAATTCATATTCTCGATCAAGTTGGGCTTGATAATGCCGTATTGCAACACGGTTTGATTCTCTTGAATCATGTTTTTGAGTATCATTCCCCGCTTGAGTGCAAGCATTTTTTGGAAGAAACGCTCCATTCAGATTCCTTAAGTGATTCGAAATTCTTACTTCTTGTTGATCCGTTTACTTTTCACCGTGCTAAACGGCTGGTTCCTTTCCAATTGGAAAAAAACATTGCGATTGTTGTTATTGCGTCACATCACGAATTAGAAACTGAGTTTGATTGCACCGAGGTTTTGGGGTCAAACGAAGTGATTGATGTTGTTGAGGCACCAATAAGCCCAAATTCATTCTCAATCATCCTTCGGCGGGCAGAGCTCCACTTTCAAAATCAGCATCGTTTTGATCTTTTGAGCCTTGATTCACTCGAGCAGAGAAATGAACTAAAAAAACTCAACGATCTTGGGATTGCGCTTTCGGTTGAGCAAGATGTGGTGAAGCTATTGGATATGATACTGACGGTGAGTATGGAATTCACCAATGCAGACGCGGGCAGTATGTATATCGTTGAGGATAAGCAAGGTGTTCAACCTGACCCTACCAACTACTTTACCAATAAGCAGTTTCGCTTTAAGCATGCCAAAAATTTCAGCCGCGAAGTTCCATTTAAGGAAATGACTTTTCCGATTACGAGAAACAGCATCGCAGGTTATACCGCACTCTCGGCTGAAACGCTCAATTTACCGGATGTGTATTTTATTCCACAAGGCTCTGAGTTTTCATTTGGCGGAAGAGGGTTTGATAGCGCAATTAACTATCGCACAAAATCGATGCTTGTCGTGCCGATGTTGAACCATCAAAAAGAAGTTATTGGGGTCATTCAATTGATTAATAAGAAGAAAGATGCCTCTCTTAAACTGAATACGCCGGAGGAAGCCGATTCCATCGTGATTCCATTTACAAGAAAAGATGAACGGCTTATTTCCTCTCTGGCCTCACAAGCAGCGGTTACGCTTGAAAATCAAATTCTATTTGAATCTCATAAAATTCTTCTTGAGTCTTTTATTCGTCTTATTGCAGAGGCGATTGATAAAAAGTCGGCTTATACCGGTGGCCATTGTAACCGTGTCCCGATTCTTACCGAAATGCTTGCCAAAGCGGCGGTGGAATCAACCTCTGAACCATTTAAGGAATTTTCACTCACCTCAGAACAGTGGTACGAATTGCATATCGCGGCGTGGCTACATGATTGCGGAAAAGTCGTAACGCCTGTGCATGTAATGGATAAAGCTACCAAACTTGAAACCATTTACGACCGAATCAATACTGTCAAAGCCAGATTTGAGGTTTTGAAAAGAGATGCCCAAATTGATTACTTGACGGCACTCCAGCGAAACGGCAAATCTCACGATCAGATTGATGCCGAGTATCAGGCGACTTTGAAATCGATTGAAGAGGATTCGAAATTTATTGAGGAAGTCAATATTGGCGGCGAATTTTTAAGTGATGAAAAAATCGCTCGAATTAAGTCCATCGGTGCTCGCAAAATTAAAATGAATGGCACTGAAACCACTTTGCTCACTGAAGAAGAAGTGTATAATCTTTCGATTCGCCGCGGAACACTTTCGAATGAAGAGCGGAAGATTATCAATGACCACATTGTTGTAACCATTGAAATGCTCGAAAAACTGCCTTTCCCACGTAATCTTTTACGGGTTCCGGAATATGCCGGAGGGCATCACGAAAAAATGGATGGTACCGGTTATCCGAAAGGGCTTACCAAAGATCAAATGTCAATTCCCGCAAGAATTATGGCAATTGCCGATGTTTTTGAAGCCTTAACCGCGGTTGACCGTCCGTATAAAAAAGGCAAAACGCTCAGCGAATCAATGAATATTATGGCCAAAATGAAAGAAGAACACCATCTTGACCCTGAGCTTTTAGACCTCTTTGTGACCTCAGGCGTATATAAAGAATATGCTAAAAAATTCATGCAGCCTGAACTGATCGATGAAGTTGATGAAACTCGAATTCTAAACGCGAAACCGAAACCCTCAAACGGTGAGGCAAAGCGCCCTGCAATGGCTCATTAA
- a CDS encoding HD domain-containing phosphohydrolase — protein MSTESKILIIDQVGLDRNIFRSGLSIYAEKFHYLAPNELSDFLARSKHTGQNARVLLLVDALTFHRSKRILPFHLERQLAIVVIASREELDGDAFISKLLGTNEVVDVLEMPVSANEISLMLRRTEVYFEEKHQFDELSREFSEQRDEMKKLNEIGIALSVEQDITRLLDIILTISMELTGADGASLYLVEEKQDTQFDKANFFYNKQFRFRHAKNFSREVPFKEMTMPITPNSIAGYAALSHNPINLPDVYFLSPGVPYSFGGRGFDQVINYRTKSMLVVPMLNREQETIGVIQLMNKKSVEGAKLGAPDEADHLFIPFSKKDENLIYSLASQAAVAYENRQLYDSIQTLFEGFIKASVTAIESRDPTTSGHSERVALFTVGLAETLNKIETGTFKDLKFSAKEIREIKYASLLHDFGKIGVRENVLIKSKKLYETEIIQIKNRFEILRRSIEGNITKKKLQILLEKGREEGYAELAALDKQSADELAQLDSYLDFIIKTNEPTVLKSEGFGMLQQIRQKEYSFEDFSHPCLTDEEVRRLSIPKGSLDDSERKEIESHVVYTYRFLKQIPWTNDLRNVPEIAYGHHEKLDGTGYPQRLAGQSILIQSQMMSIADIYDALTARDRPYKPAVPVERALDILRKEFVDRGQIDRGLFDVFVDAKVYVVPE, from the coding sequence ATGAGTACTGAAAGTAAAATTCTAATTATCGATCAAGTTGGGCTTGATCGAAATATCTTCCGTTCAGGCCTATCGATTTATGCAGAGAAATTTCATTATCTCGCTCCAAACGAACTTTCAGATTTCCTTGCCCGCTCAAAACATACCGGTCAAAACGCCCGTGTTTTGCTTTTGGTTGATGCCCTAACCTTTCACCGTTCAAAACGAATTCTTCCGTTTCATCTTGAAAGACAGTTGGCAATTGTTGTTATTGCTTCAAGAGAAGAGTTGGATGGCGATGCCTTCATTTCAAAGCTTTTGGGAACCAATGAAGTGGTTGATGTACTTGAAATGCCGGTCAGTGCCAATGAAATCTCTCTTATGCTTCGGCGCACGGAAGTTTATTTTGAAGAAAAACATCAATTTGATGAATTGAGCCGGGAGTTTTCAGAGCAGCGCGATGAAATGAAAAAATTAAATGAAATCGGAATCGCGCTTTCGGTTGAGCAAGACATCACACGGCTTTTGGATATCATTCTGACCATTAGTATGGAACTGACGGGTGCCGATGGCGCAAGTCTTTATCTCGTTGAAGAGAAACAGGATACTCAGTTTGATAAAGCGAACTTTTTTTACAATAAACAGTTTCGATTCCGGCACGCCAAAAACTTCAGCCGCGAAGTTCCTTTTAAGGAAATGACAATGCCGATTACGCCCAACAGCATTGCCGGTTATGCCGCTTTATCTCATAATCCTATCAATTTACCCGATGTGTATTTCCTTTCCCCGGGGGTTCCATATTCGTTTGGTGGGCGAGGGTTTGATCAGGTTATCAACTATCGCACCAAATCAATGCTCGTTGTCCCAATGCTTAACCGAGAGCAAGAAACGATTGGGGTTATTCAACTCATGAACAAAAAATCGGTTGAAGGCGCAAAGCTTGGTGCACCCGATGAGGCCGATCACCTTTTCATTCCTTTTTCCAAGAAAGATGAAAACTTAATTTATTCCCTTGCCTCTCAAGCCGCCGTGGCGTATGAAAATCGGCAGTTATATGACAGCATTCAAACGCTTTTCGAAGGATTTATTAAAGCCTCAGTGACGGCCATCGAATCGCGAGACCCCACGACCTCCGGTCACTCCGAGCGGGTTGCCCTTTTTACTGTTGGGCTTGCGGAAACTCTGAATAAAATTGAAACCGGAACATTCAAAGACCTGAAGTTTTCTGCCAAGGAAATTCGGGAAATTAAATATGCCTCACTTTTGCATGACTTTGGCAAAATCGGCGTTCGCGAAAATGTCTTGATAAAATCAAAGAAACTTTACGAAACCGAAATCATTCAAATCAAAAATCGTTTTGAAATTCTTCGTCGCTCAATCGAAGGAAATATTACCAAAAAGAAACTCCAAATTCTCTTGGAAAAGGGGCGCGAAGAAGGCTACGCCGAACTTGCTGCATTGGATAAGCAATCGGCCGATGAACTGGCTCAGCTTGATAGTTACCTTGATTTTATTATCAAAACCAATGAACCCACAGTTCTAAAAAGTGAAGGCTTTGGGATGCTTCAACAAATTCGTCAAAAAGAATATTCGTTTGAAGATTTCAGCCACCCCTGCCTTACCGATGAGGAAGTTCGCCGTCTTTCGATTCCCAAAGGAAGTTTGGATGATAGTGAACGGAAAGAAATTGAATCGCATGTGGTTTATACTTACCGCTTTCTTAAACAAATTCCTTGGACTAACGATTTGCGAAATGTCCCTGAAATAGCCTACGGCCACCACGAAAAGCTCGATGGCACCGGTTACCCGCAGCGGCTTGCAGGACAAAGCATTTTAATTCAATCGCAAATGATGTCTATTGCCGATATCTATGATGCACTCACCGCTCGCGACCGCCCGTATAAACCGGCAGTTCCTGTTGAACGCGCTCTCGATATTTTGCGAAAAGAATTTGTAGATCGTGGCCAAATTGATCGTGGGCTTTTTGACGTATTTGTAGATGCAAAAGTCTATGTAGTTCCGGAGTAA
- a CDS encoding phosphoribosyltransferase family protein, which yields MSSQSNPKRFRINSSRHLSSNFLSILCPRLCIVCERILPTDVNALYKNYLCQYCFQDLDRMDLPGESRKRVFDRAKKHFVGLVPFDDAFVGFQFHKQGKLQRVIHAFKYEGISGVAEAMGEVLAEMFIRERMEDEQPVPYDSVVALPLHRLRQIERGYNQAESIAVGVARRFGLEVNELLYRTRYTETQTGFDAADRKRNMTDVFRIRSSQLAHKRVILVDDVLTTGSTLVSAAETLKKGGVEKVMIMTLALAAE from the coding sequence ATGTCCTCTCAGTCAAACCCGAAGCGATTTCGAATCAATTCTTCTCGGCATCTTTCTTCCAACTTTCTCTCCATTCTCTGCCCAAGGCTTTGTATTGTCTGCGAAAGAATCTTGCCAACTGATGTCAACGCACTTTATAAAAATTACCTTTGTCAATATTGCTTTCAAGACCTTGATCGAATGGATTTGCCCGGTGAGTCACGAAAACGTGTATTCGATCGAGCGAAAAAGCATTTTGTGGGTTTGGTTCCGTTTGATGATGCCTTCGTAGGGTTTCAGTTTCATAAACAAGGCAAATTGCAACGCGTCATTCATGCATTTAAATATGAAGGTATTTCTGGCGTGGCAGAAGCGATGGGAGAAGTTTTAGCCGAGATGTTTATCAGGGAAAGGATGGAAGATGAGCAACCGGTTCCTTATGACTCGGTTGTGGCCCTACCGCTTCATCGATTAAGACAAATCGAACGCGGATATAACCAAGCAGAGTCAATTGCAGTCGGCGTCGCGCGTCGGTTTGGCTTAGAAGTAAACGAGCTCCTTTACCGAACCCGTTATACCGAAACGCAAACAGGCTTTGATGCTGCAGATCGGAAAAGAAATATGACTGACGTTTTTCGAATTCGCTCATCGCAATTGGCTCATAAGCGTGTCATTTTGGTGGACGATGTTCTAACAACCGGTTCGACGCTTGTATCTGCTGCGGAAACCCTCAAAAAAGGCGGCGTTGAAAAGGTGATGATAATGACTTTGGCTCTCGCGGCTGAATAA
- the zapE gene encoding cell division protein ZapE, with protein sequence MSKELNSFSEKRQDSVIAEWALLQAPLNYQYLKQHFIPPPHFEKATLDGYITDPNFLSQAEAVASLKKFLTEFREHAKRKRQSEKYFGWLSRKPSPASLQGLYLDGIFGVGKTHLLASLFHAAEGKKAYLSFTELVYLVGLQGLEALVEEFAQYDLICIDEFELDDPGNTTMSLGFLERVIARGGIFAATSNTPPYRLGEGRFDARNFQREIKEMASRFKVIPIDGLDFRLHKFRKQGVDQMEYRSNPLELGSRWNCEDIESCFNSFKPLNSKHAIILSLSALLDHLRRFHPMHCIQLAEAHAGIFIKEMDQISHQYDALRFVYFIDKCYDHEVSIFTSGNLPLPSLFPEEFYQSAYAKKYLRCVSRLSEICNSF encoded by the coding sequence ATGTCAAAAGAGCTGAATTCATTTTCTGAGAAACGACAAGACTCGGTCATTGCTGAATGGGCGTTGCTTCAAGCCCCGCTGAATTATCAGTATTTGAAGCAGCATTTTATTCCACCACCGCATTTTGAAAAGGCCACGCTTGATGGTTACATCACAGATCCGAATTTCCTATCGCAAGCCGAGGCGGTTGCTTCATTAAAAAAATTTTTGACTGAATTCAGAGAACACGCCAAAAGAAAACGCCAAAGTGAAAAGTATTTTGGATGGCTGAGTCGCAAGCCGTCCCCCGCTTCGCTTCAAGGGCTATATCTGGATGGGATTTTTGGGGTCGGGAAAACCCATCTTTTGGCCTCGCTTTTTCATGCGGCAGAGGGTAAAAAGGCTTATCTCTCATTTACAGAATTGGTTTACTTGGTTGGGCTTCAAGGACTTGAGGCTCTCGTAGAAGAATTCGCTCAATATGATTTAATCTGTATTGATGAATTCGAATTAGACGACCCGGGAAATACCACAATGTCGCTCGGCTTTTTAGAGCGGGTTATTGCACGAGGAGGAATTTTTGCGGCAACTTCCAATACGCCTCCATATCGGCTGGGCGAGGGGCGATTCGACGCACGAAATTTTCAGCGAGAAATCAAAGAGATGGCTTCACGGTTTAAGGTAATTCCGATTGATGGACTGGATTTTCGGTTGCATAAATTTCGCAAACAAGGGGTGGATCAAATGGAATATCGTTCTAATCCCTTAGAACTCGGTTCACGCTGGAATTGCGAAGATATCGAGTCTTGCTTCAATTCCTTCAAACCCTTGAATTCTAAACACGCCATCATTTTAAGCTTAAGTGCGCTCTTAGACCATCTGCGCCGATTTCACCCGATGCACTGTATTCAATTGGCTGAAGCTCATGCTGGCATTTTCATTAAAGAAATGGACCAAATTTCACATCAATACGATGCGCTTCGTTTCGTTTATTTCATCGATAAATGCTACGATCACGAGGTTTCAATTTTCACATCAGGCAATTTGCCCTTGCCTTCTTTATTTCCGGAAGAGTTCTATCAATCCGCCTACGCAAAAAAATATTTGCGCTGTGTTTCACGCCTTTCCGAAATTTGCAATTCATTCTAA
- a CDS encoding trypsin-like peptidase domain-containing protein — protein MKYFTKAHSYLLSLNLFFIFFLLGCDSGSTPDSTQRMQDSGSLYAQVPNQNALNSSTQPAKPESNGDAQMNILTSRKNAITTAVAYASPAVVGINVTEVREYVVRDPFSLFFNDPFFSPYMNRPNRKFKQEVKSLGSGFFITKDGYIVTNSHVVNNASKVVVTTTEGKQLQATIVGIDEITDLALLKVDGEHPFLTFANSDEVMVGEWAIAIGNPFGLFDINDKPTVTVGVVSSIGLNFPDVDNRSYRGMIQTDAAINSGNSGGPLINANGEVIGVNTFIYTGGGSGSIGIGFSIPAKRVQQIIGELRAKGKIERSFRTGISVQMIDAGLAKLFDLESNSAVVVSNVEKKSPGEKAGVKAGDVILEANGVKIKSEQDVIAAIREMRAGEILKLKILREKKILDVSVQLEK, from the coding sequence ATGAAATACTTCACAAAAGCGCATTCATATTTACTTTCTCTGAATCTTTTTTTCATTTTCTTTTTATTGGGTTGTGACTCCGGCTCTACACCCGATAGCACTCAACGCATGCAAGATTCCGGGTCGCTTTATGCCCAAGTTCCCAATCAAAATGCATTGAATAGTTCCACTCAGCCTGCCAAGCCTGAAAGCAATGGCGATGCACAAATGAATATTCTTACTTCGCGAAAGAATGCAATCACAACAGCAGTTGCTTATGCAAGCCCTGCTGTCGTTGGGATTAATGTGACCGAAGTTCGCGAATATGTCGTTCGTGATCCGTTCAGTTTATTTTTTAATGATCCGTTTTTCAGCCCTTATATGAACCGACCCAATCGAAAGTTCAAGCAGGAAGTGAAGAGTTTAGGATCGGGCTTTTTTATTACGAAAGACGGCTATATCGTCACAAATTCGCATGTGGTCAATAATGCTTCAAAAGTCGTTGTAACCACAACGGAAGGCAAGCAACTACAGGCCACAATTGTCGGGATTGATGAAATCACCGATTTGGCGCTTCTTAAAGTAGATGGCGAGCATCCCTTTCTTACCTTTGCCAATTCTGATGAGGTGATGGTTGGTGAATGGGCGATTGCTATTGGAAATCCATTTGGGCTTTTTGATATTAATGATAAACCAACGGTAACCGTCGGCGTGGTTTCCTCTATTGGATTAAACTTTCCTGATGTTGATAACCGTTCTTATCGTGGGATGATTCAGACCGATGCAGCAATTAACAGCGGGAATTCCGGCGGGCCGCTGATCAATGCAAATGGAGAGGTTATTGGTGTAAATACCTTTATTTATACCGGCGGTGGCTCAGGCAGTATTGGAATCGGATTTTCAATTCCGGCCAAGCGTGTACAACAAATCATTGGCGAACTTCGAGCGAAGGGAAAAATTGAGCGTTCATTCCGAACGGGAATTAGTGTTCAAATGATTGATGCCGGTCTCGCAAAACTGTTTGATCTTGAATCCAACTCGGCCGTTGTTGTTTCTAATGTAGAAAAGAAATCTCCCGGAGAGAAAGCGGGCGTTAAAGCCGGCGATGTGATACTTGAAGCCAACGGTGTTAAAATCAAAAGCGAACAAGATGTTATTGCTGCCATTCGTGAGATGCGAGCAGGAGAAATCCTAAAATTGAAGATTTTACGCGAAAAGAAAATTTTAGATGTTTCGGTTCAACTTGAAAAGTAA